Proteins from a genomic interval of Denticeps clupeoides chromosome 20, fDenClu1.1, whole genome shotgun sequence:
- the bop1 gene encoding ribosome biogenesis protein bop1 isoform X2: MDIRNTVGNIPMEWYQDYPHVGYDLDGKKIFKPIRNKDELDEFLDKMDNPDYWRTVRDKMTGADVRLSDEQVDLVHRLQRGQFGDINFKEYEPYIDFFSSETMIHPVTNRPQDKRSFIPSLIEKQKVGKLVHAIKMGWIKPRKPRDTTPQYYDLWAQEDPNAILGRHKMHVPAPKMRLPGHEESYNPPPEYLLSEEEKLAWEQQDPEDRKLSFLPQRFSCLRAVPAFSRFIHERFERCLDLYLCPRQRKMRVNVNPEDLIPKMPKPKDLQPFPTTQSLVYRGHTSLVRSISVSPTGQWLVSGSDDGTVRFWEIGTGRCMKTVDVGGAVKSVAWNPNPSICLVAVAFNESVVLLNPALGDRLVVSATDQLVSSYEEPEEAREQPVQWAAPAGKEHDAGHRLHLAHPKAVRQVTWHSKGDYLACVTPDGGSHQQVLIHQVSKRRTQNPFRRSKGLVQCVSFHPTRPFFFVATQRHVRVYNLIKQELSKKLQANCKWISSMAVHPGGDNVICGSYDCRLTWFDLDLATKPYKVLRHHKKALRGVAYHKHYPLFASGSDDGSVIVCHGMVYNDLLQNPLIVPVKVLKGHAITHDLGVLDVTFHPSQPWVFSSGADGTVRLFT, translated from the exons ATG gacATCCGCAACACCGTGGGCAACATCCCCATGGAGTGGTACCAGGACTACCCGCACGTTGGCTACGATCTGGACGGAAAAAAGATCTTCAAGCCCATCAGGAACAAGGACGAGCTGGACGAGTTCTTGGACAAGATGGATAATCCTGATTACTG GCGCACGGTCCGTGACAAAATGACTGGCGCAGATGTCCGTCTCTCGGATGAGCAGGTGGATCTGGTGCACCGTCTTCAGCGAGGCCAGTTTGGGGACATCAACTTCAAAGAGTATGAG CCCTATATAGATTTCTTCTCCAGTGAGACCATGATTCACCCGGTGACGAACAGGCCTCAGGATAAGCGCAGCTTCATTCCTTCTCTTATAGAAAAGCAGAAA GTCGGCAAACTGGTCCACGCTATAAAAATGGGCTGGATCAAGCCCCGCAAGCCCAGAGACACCACGCCGCAGTACTATGACCTGTGGGCCCAGGAAGACCCCAACGCCATCCTGGGTCGCCACAAGATGCACGTTCCTGCGCCCAAGATGAGGCTGCCCGGCCACGAGGAGTCCTACAACCCCCCACCGGAGTATCTACTCTCGGAGGAAGAG AAACTGGCTTGGGAGCAGCAGGACCCGGAGGACAGGAAGTTGAGTTTCCTGCCACAGAGGTTTTCCTGCCTCCGTGCCGTTCCTGCCTTCTCCCGCTTCATCCACGAGCGCTTCGAGCGCTGCCTCGACCTCTACCTGTGCCCCCGTCAGCGCAAGATGAGG GTGAATGTGAACCCAGAGGACCTCATTCCCAAGATGCCCAAACCCAAAGACCTGCAGCCCTTCCCCACCACGCAGTCCCTG gtgTATCGTGGACATACCAGCCTGGTGCGGTCCATCAGTGTGTCACCGACAGGACAGTGGCTGGTCTCGG GCTCCGATGACGGCACCGTGCGCTTCTGGGAGATCGGCACGGGCCGCTGCATGAAGACGGTGGACGTCGGCGGAGCGGTCAAGAGCGTCGCCTGGAACCCCAACCCCTCCATCTGCCTGGTCGCCGTGGCGTT CAACGAGTCGGTGGTGCTGCTGAACCCGGCCCTGGGCGACCGCCTGGTGGTGAGCGCCACGGACCAGCTCGTGTCCTCCTACGAAGAGCCGGAGGAGGCGCGGGAGCAGCCCGTCCAGTGGGCCGCTCCTGCCGGGAAGGAGCACGACGCCGGTCACCGGCTTCATCTCGCCCACCCCAAG GCCGTCAGACAGGTGACGTGGCACAGCAAAGGCGACTACCTGGCCTGCGTGACGCCGGACGGCGGCAGCCACCAGCAGGTGCTCATCCACCAGGTGAGCAAGCGCAGGACGCAGAACCCGTTCCGGCGGAGCAAGGGCCTGGTGCAGTGCGTGTCCTTCCACCCGACGCGGCCCTTCTTCTTCGTGGCCACGCAGCGCCACGTGCGCGTCTACAACCTCATCAAGCAGGAGCTCTCCAAGAAGCTGCAGGCCAACTGCAAGTGGATCTCGAGCATGGCCGTCCACCCAGGAG GCGACAACGTGATCTGCGGCAGCTACGACTGCCGGCTGACTTGGTTCGACCTGGACTTGGCCACGAAGCCTTACAAAGTGCTGCG GCACCACAAGAAGGCTCTGAGGGGCGTGGCCTACCACAAGCACTACCCCCTCTTCGCTTCTGGCTCCGATGACGGGAGCGTCATCGTCTGCCACGGCATGGTCTATAA CGATCTGCTGCAGAACCCGCTCATCGTTCCCGTCAAAGTGCTGAAGGGACACGCCATCACTCATGACCTGGGGGTTCTGGACGTGACCTTCCACCCCAGCCAGCCGTGGGTGTTCTCTTCCGGAGCGGACGGCACAGTGCGCCTTTTTACTTAa
- the bop1 gene encoding ribosome biogenesis protein bop1 isoform X3: MEWYQDYPHVGYDLDGKKIFKPIRNKDELDEFLDKMDNPDYWRTVRDKMTGADVRLSDEQVDLVHRLQRGQFGDINFKEYEPYIDFFSSETMIHPVTNRPQDKRSFIPSLIEKQKVGKLVHAIKMGWIKPRKPRDTTPQYYDLWAQEDPNAILGRHKMHVPAPKMRLPGHEESYNPPPEYLLSEEEKLAWEQQDPEDRKLSFLPQRFSCLRAVPAFSRFIHERFERCLDLYLCPRQRKMRVNVNPEDLIPKMPKPKDLQPFPTTQSLVYRGHTSLVRSISVSPTGQWLVSGSDDGTVRFWEIGTGRCMKTVDVGGAVKSVAWNPNPSICLVAVAFNESVVLLNPALGDRLVVSATDQLVSSYEEPEEAREQPVQWAAPAGKEHDAGHRLHLAHPKAVRQVTWHSKGDYLACVTPDGGSHQQVLIHQVSKRRTQNPFRRSKGLVQCVSFHPTRPFFFVATQRHVRVYNLIKQELSKKLQANCKWISSMAVHPGGDNVICGSYDCRLTWFDLDLATKPYKVLRHHKKALRGVAYHKHYPLFASGSDDGSVIVCHGMVYNDLLQNPLIVPVKVLKGHAITHDLGVLDVTFHPSQPWVFSSGADGTVRLFT; the protein is encoded by the exons ATGGAGTGGTACCAGGACTACCCGCACGTTGGCTACGATCTGGACGGAAAAAAGATCTTCAAGCCCATCAGGAACAAGGACGAGCTGGACGAGTTCTTGGACAAGATGGATAATCCTGATTACTG GCGCACGGTCCGTGACAAAATGACTGGCGCAGATGTCCGTCTCTCGGATGAGCAGGTGGATCTGGTGCACCGTCTTCAGCGAGGCCAGTTTGGGGACATCAACTTCAAAGAGTATGAG CCCTATATAGATTTCTTCTCCAGTGAGACCATGATTCACCCGGTGACGAACAGGCCTCAGGATAAGCGCAGCTTCATTCCTTCTCTTATAGAAAAGCAGAAA GTCGGCAAACTGGTCCACGCTATAAAAATGGGCTGGATCAAGCCCCGCAAGCCCAGAGACACCACGCCGCAGTACTATGACCTGTGGGCCCAGGAAGACCCCAACGCCATCCTGGGTCGCCACAAGATGCACGTTCCTGCGCCCAAGATGAGGCTGCCCGGCCACGAGGAGTCCTACAACCCCCCACCGGAGTATCTACTCTCGGAGGAAGAG AAACTGGCTTGGGAGCAGCAGGACCCGGAGGACAGGAAGTTGAGTTTCCTGCCACAGAGGTTTTCCTGCCTCCGTGCCGTTCCTGCCTTCTCCCGCTTCATCCACGAGCGCTTCGAGCGCTGCCTCGACCTCTACCTGTGCCCCCGTCAGCGCAAGATGAGG GTGAATGTGAACCCAGAGGACCTCATTCCCAAGATGCCCAAACCCAAAGACCTGCAGCCCTTCCCCACCACGCAGTCCCTG gtgTATCGTGGACATACCAGCCTGGTGCGGTCCATCAGTGTGTCACCGACAGGACAGTGGCTGGTCTCGG GCTCCGATGACGGCACCGTGCGCTTCTGGGAGATCGGCACGGGCCGCTGCATGAAGACGGTGGACGTCGGCGGAGCGGTCAAGAGCGTCGCCTGGAACCCCAACCCCTCCATCTGCCTGGTCGCCGTGGCGTT CAACGAGTCGGTGGTGCTGCTGAACCCGGCCCTGGGCGACCGCCTGGTGGTGAGCGCCACGGACCAGCTCGTGTCCTCCTACGAAGAGCCGGAGGAGGCGCGGGAGCAGCCCGTCCAGTGGGCCGCTCCTGCCGGGAAGGAGCACGACGCCGGTCACCGGCTTCATCTCGCCCACCCCAAG GCCGTCAGACAGGTGACGTGGCACAGCAAAGGCGACTACCTGGCCTGCGTGACGCCGGACGGCGGCAGCCACCAGCAGGTGCTCATCCACCAGGTGAGCAAGCGCAGGACGCAGAACCCGTTCCGGCGGAGCAAGGGCCTGGTGCAGTGCGTGTCCTTCCACCCGACGCGGCCCTTCTTCTTCGTGGCCACGCAGCGCCACGTGCGCGTCTACAACCTCATCAAGCAGGAGCTCTCCAAGAAGCTGCAGGCCAACTGCAAGTGGATCTCGAGCATGGCCGTCCACCCAGGAG GCGACAACGTGATCTGCGGCAGCTACGACTGCCGGCTGACTTGGTTCGACCTGGACTTGGCCACGAAGCCTTACAAAGTGCTGCG GCACCACAAGAAGGCTCTGAGGGGCGTGGCCTACCACAAGCACTACCCCCTCTTCGCTTCTGGCTCCGATGACGGGAGCGTCATCGTCTGCCACGGCATGGTCTATAA CGATCTGCTGCAGAACCCGCTCATCGTTCCCGTCAAAGTGCTGAAGGGACACGCCATCACTCATGACCTGGGGGTTCTGGACGTGACCTTCCACCCCAGCCAGCCGTGGGTGTTCTCTTCCGGAGCGGACGGCACAGTGCGCCTTTTTACTTAa